One Gossypium raimondii isolate GPD5lz chromosome 3, ASM2569854v1, whole genome shotgun sequence genomic window carries:
- the LOC105796633 gene encoding protein phosphatase 2C 70 isoform X2: protein MVGELERPLVSNDVDLAQDQSNDLTRNYDLEGECHLNAALLRPPRTEGLVHKQRLSSASRRLALGDSVVGDVSDPLDGILVGQTLKRRVVTEHLVELQKHGRPENQSQNLRFGTENDRPQESVPNTDAISDQRSCLSLQVVSGPSCGLHCSVLSTSTARLPLTLGRVPPSYLLLKDYEVSGKHAMITWNLNKLRWELVDMGSLNGTLLNSRPINHPDPGSRLWGDPVELASGDTITVGTTSNIYVHISSHNERLVPFGVGMTSDPMSLRRGGKKLPMEDVCYYHWPLPGIYQFGVFGICDGHGGVVAAKSASKILPEMVATILADSVKRERVVSEQDASDVLRDAFSQTEASMNNYYEGCTATLLLVWADADENFFAQCANVGDSACFINMDGKQIKMTEDHKVTSCSERLRIEGIGEPLKDGETRLCGLNLARMLGDKFVKQQDSRFSSEPYISQVVHLKKSSGAFALLASDGLWDVVSFKKAVQLVVQTRERHPTETENLAEKIAEVMLDEARTQRTKDNTSIIFIDFDSISTVSSCKVRP, encoded by the exons ATG GTTGGTGAGTTGGAGAGACCTCTTGTATCAAATGATGTAGATCTGGCTCAAGATCAAAGCAATGATTTGACAAGAAACTATGATTTAGAAGGAGAGTGTCACCTAAATGCAGCTCTTCTGCGGCCACCTCGTACTGAGGGACTTGTTCACAAACAACGGCTTTCCTCTGCATCTCGCCGTTTGGCTCTGG GTGATAGCGTGGTTGGAGATGTATCTGATCCTTTAGATGGTATTTTGGTTGGTCAGACACTAAAGCGTCGAGTGGTGACAGAGCACTTAGTTGAACTGCAAAAACATGGTAGACCAGAAAACCAAAGCCAAAACTTGAGATTTGGCACGGAAAATGATAGACCACAAGAGTCTGTGCCCAACACCGACGCTATCAGTGATCAAA GAAGTTGCCTCTCTCTTCAGGTTGTCTCGGGTCCTTCTTGTGGACTTCATTGTTCTGTACTGTCAACAAGCACTGCAAGGCTACCATTGACCCTTGGAAGAGTTCCtccaagttatttattattgaagGATTATGAGGTTTCTGGAAAGCATGCAATGATAACTTGGAATTTAAAT aaattgagatGGGAACTGGTGGACATGGGTAGTCTGAACGGGACACTGTTGAATTCTCGTCCAATTAATCATCCTGATCCTGGAAGTAGGCTATGGGGTGACCCAGTGGAACTTGCAAGTGGAGACACAATAACAGTTGGCACAACCTCAAACATTTAT GTTCATATTTCATCCCACAATGAGCGTCTGGTCCCTTTTGGAGTTGGTATGACTTCAGACCCTATGTCATTGCGTCGAGGAGGAAAGAAGCTTCCAATGGAAGATGTTTGCTATTATCATTGGCCTCTTCCTGGCATTTAtcag TTTGGAGTTTTTGGTATCTGTGATGGACATGGTGGTGTTGTTGCAGCTAAATCCGCAAGCAA GATTCTGCCTGAGATGGTTGCTACCATTTTAGCGGACTCTGTAAAAAGAGAGAGGGTTGTGTCAGAACAAGATGCCTCAGATGTTCTCAGAGATGCATTCTCTCAGACAGAAGCTTCTATGAATAACTATTATGAG GGCTGTACGGCGACACTGCTTCTGGTTTGGGCTGATGCTGATGAAAACTTTTTTGCACAATGTGCAAATGTTGGAGATTCTGCATGTTTTATAAA CATGGACGGTAAACAGATTAAGATGACTGAAGACCATAAAGTAACGAGTTGTTCTGAAAGACTCCGAATTGAAGGAATAGGGGAACCATTAAAAGATGGGGAAACACGGTTATGTG GTTTGAACCTCGCTAGGATGCTTGGAGACAAATTTGTGAAACAGCAAGATTCTCGCTTTAGTTCCGAGCCTTATATTAGTCAAGTCGTGCATCTCAAAAAATCAAGTGGCGCATTTGCACTACTGGCAAG TGATGGATTGTGGGATGTTGTTAGCTTTAAGAAGGCAGTTCAGTTAGTTGTACag ACGAGGGAGAGACATCCGACAGAAACGGAGAATTTGGCAGAGAAGATTGCTGAAGTAATGTTGGATGAGGCTAGAACTCAGCGCACAAAGGACAACACCTCTATTATTTTCATAGATTTTGACTCCATTTCCACCGTCTCTTCTTGTAAAGTCCGTCCCTAA
- the LOC105796632 gene encoding ARM REPEAT PROTEIN INTERACTING WITH ABF2 isoform X2, whose protein sequence is MELQRCEEQGLQERKGQKRKLEEEIQEDRDATPLPTGDARRALLAEVTAQVKVLDSAFSWHESDRAAAKRATHVLAELAKNEEVVNVIVEGGAIPALVKHLQAPLSDEGDLSLKPFEHEVEKGSAFALGLLAVKPEHQQLIVDSGALSHLVNLLRRHKDSSTSRAVISVIRRAADAITNLAHENSSIKTRVRMEGGIPPLVELLEFTDTKVQRAAAGALRTLAFKNDENKNQIVECNALPTLISMLRSDDAAIHYEAVGVIGNLVHSSPNIKKEVLAAGALQPVIGLLTSCCSESQREAALLLGQFAATDSDCKVHIVQRGAVRPLIEMLHSPDIQLKEMSAFALGRLAQDTHNQAGIAHMGGLVPLLKLLDSKNGSLQHNAAFALYGLADNEDNVSDFIRVGGVQRLQDGEFIVQATKDCVAKTLKRLEEKIHGRVLNHLLYLMRVAEKPVQRRVAFALAHLCSPDDQRTIFIDNNGLELLLGLLGSTNPKQQLDGAVALYKLANKAMTLSPMDAAPPSPTPQVYLGEQYVNNATLSDVTFLVEGRRFYAHRICLLASSDAFRAMFDGGYREKDARDIEIPNIRWEVFELMMRFIYTGSVDVSLDIAQDLLGAADQYLLEGLKRLCEYTIAQDVTLDNVSSMYELSEAFHAISLRHTCILFILEHFSQLSDRPGHSHLIQRIIPEIRNYFAKALTNPNPHNQRP, encoded by the exons ATGGAGCTTCAGAGGTGCGAGGAACAGGGCCTGCAAGAACGAAAGGGGCAAAAACGGAAACTTGAGGAAGAAATTCAAGAGGATAGAGATGCTACTCCGCTACCTACCGGCGACGCCCGCCGTGCTCTCTTGGCCGAAGTCACCGCTCAGGTTAAGGTCCTCGACTCCGCCTTCTCCTGGCACGAATCCGATCGCGCCGCTGCCAAGCGTGCCACTCACGTGCTCGCTGAGCTCGCAAAGAAcg AGGAAGTTGTTAATGTGATCGTTGAAGGTGGTGCGATTCCAGCTCTAGTTAAGCATCTGCAAGCACCTTTGTCTGATGAAGGTGACCTAAGCTTGAAGCCTTTTGAGCACGAGGTTGAGAAAGGAAGTGCTTTCGCTTTGGGACTTCTTGCCGTAAAG CCAGAACATCAGCAACTTATAGTTGATTCTGGGGCCTTGTCGCATCTTGTGAATTTGTTGAGGCGACACAAGGATAGTTCTACTTCTCGTGCTGTGATCAGTGTCATTAGAAGAGCGGCTGATGCTATCACCAACCTTGCTCATGAGAATAGCAGCATTAAAACCCGTGTCAG AATGGAAGGTGGAATTCCACCTCTTGTTGAGTTGCTTGAATTTACTGACACAAAGGTGCAAAGAGCAGCTGCTGGGGCATTACGAACCCTGGCATtcaaaaatgatgaaaacaaGAATCAG ATCGTTGAATGCAATGCTCTTCCTACTCTCATCTCGATGCTGAGATCAGATGATGCTGCCATACACTATGAAGCG GTTGGTGTGATTGGCAATCTGGTGCATTCATCACCGAACATAAAAAAGGAAGTTCTCGCTGCTGGGGCTTTGCAACCTGTCATTGGTTTGCTTAC CTCCTGCTGCTCAGAAAGCCAAAGGGAGGCTGCTTTGCTACTTGGGCAATTTGCCGCAACTGATTCTGATTGCAAG GTTCATATTGTACAAAGGGGTGCTGTCAGACCCTTGATTGAAATGCTTCACTCTCCTGATATACAGCTGAAAGAGATGTCAGCCTTTGCTTTGGGGAGGTTGGCACag GACACGCACAATCAAGCTGGTATTGCACATATGGGTGGTTTGGTGCCTTTGTTGAAGCTTCTAGATTCAAAGAATGGATCTTTGCAACACAATGCTGCATTTGCTCTTTATGGTCTTGCAGATAATGAG GATAATGTATCCGACTTTATTAGGGTGGGTGGTGTCCAACGGCTGCAAGATGGAGAATTTATTGTTCAA GCGACAAAAGACTGTGTAGCCAAGACATTGAAAAGACTAGAGGAGAAGATTCATGGGCGA GTTTTGAACCATTTGCTGTATCTGATGCGTGTAGCCGAGAAGCCTGTCCAAAGACGAGTGGCTTTTGCTCTAGCTCATCTTTGTTCTCCTGATGATCAGAGAACTATATTCATTGATAATAATG GACTTGAGTTGCTTCTTGGGCTTCTTGGTTCTACGAACCCTAAACAGCAACTTGATGGTGCTGTAGCTCTGTACAAGTTGGCCAACAAAGCTATGACGCTTTCTCCTATGGATGCAGCTCCCCCTTCTCCAACACCACAG GTCTATTTGGGGGAGCAATACGTCAACAATGCTACATTATCTGATGTTACTTTCCTAGTTGAAG GTAGACGGTTCTATGCGCACAGAATCTGCCTTCTTGCTTCTTCAGATGCATTTCGTGCTATGTTTGATGGTGGTTATCGG GAAAAAGATGCAAGGGATATTGAAATTCCAAACATTAGATGGGAGGTTTTCGAGTTGATGATGCG ATTTATATACACTGGATCAGTAGATGTTTCATTGGATATTGCACAAGATCTGCTTGGAGCTGCTGATCAATATCTTTTGGAAGGGCTTAAGCGACTCTGTGAGTACACCATTGCACAG GATGTAACACTGGACAATGTTTCTAGCATGTACGAACTCTCCGAAGCTTTTCATGCTATATCATTGAGGCACACTTGCATTTTGTTTATCTTGGAGCATTTCTCTCAATTGAGCGACAGACCCGG GCACTCACATCTGATCCAGCGTATAATTCCAGAGATCCGCAATTACTTTGCGAAAGCGCTTACGAATCCTAACCCACATAACCAGCGGCCGTAG
- the LOC105796632 gene encoding ARM REPEAT PROTEIN INTERACTING WITH ABF2 isoform X1 has product MELQRCEEQGLQERKGQKRKLEEEIQEDRDATPLPTGDARRALLAEVTAQVKVLDSAFSWHESDRAAAKRATHVLAELAKNEEVVNVIVEGGAIPALVKHLQAPLSDEGDLSLKPFEHEVEKGSAFALGLLAVKPEHQQLIVDSGALSHLVNLLRRHKDSSTSRAVISVIRRAADAITNLAHENSSIKTRVRMEGGIPPLVELLEFTDTKVQRAAAGALRTLAFKNDENKNQIVECNALPTLISMLRSDDAAIHYEAVGVIGNLVHSSPNIKKEVLAAGALQPVIGLLTSCCSESQREAALLLGQFAATDSDCKVHIVQRGAVRPLIEMLHSPDIQLKEMSAFALGRLAQDTHNQAGIAHMGGLVPLLKLLDSKNGSLQHNAAFALYGLADNEDNVSDFIRVGGVQRLQDGEFIVQATKDCVAKTLKRLEEKIHGRVLNHLLYLMRVAEKPVQRRVAFALAHLCSPDDQRTIFIDNNGLELLLGLLGSTNPKQQLDGAVALYKLANKAMTLSPMDAAPPSPTPQVYLGEQYVNNATLSDVTFLVEGRRFYAHRICLLASSDAFRAMFDGGYRVSSLLWCFNVPVGCPSSSRSVPRVSFPLGVREKDARDIEIPNIRWEVFELMMRFIYTGSVDVSLDIAQDLLGAADQYLLEGLKRLCEYTIAQDVTLDNVSSMYELSEAFHAISLRHTCILFILEHFSQLSDRPGHSHLIQRIIPEIRNYFAKALTNPNPHNQRP; this is encoded by the exons ATGGAGCTTCAGAGGTGCGAGGAACAGGGCCTGCAAGAACGAAAGGGGCAAAAACGGAAACTTGAGGAAGAAATTCAAGAGGATAGAGATGCTACTCCGCTACCTACCGGCGACGCCCGCCGTGCTCTCTTGGCCGAAGTCACCGCTCAGGTTAAGGTCCTCGACTCCGCCTTCTCCTGGCACGAATCCGATCGCGCCGCTGCCAAGCGTGCCACTCACGTGCTCGCTGAGCTCGCAAAGAAcg AGGAAGTTGTTAATGTGATCGTTGAAGGTGGTGCGATTCCAGCTCTAGTTAAGCATCTGCAAGCACCTTTGTCTGATGAAGGTGACCTAAGCTTGAAGCCTTTTGAGCACGAGGTTGAGAAAGGAAGTGCTTTCGCTTTGGGACTTCTTGCCGTAAAG CCAGAACATCAGCAACTTATAGTTGATTCTGGGGCCTTGTCGCATCTTGTGAATTTGTTGAGGCGACACAAGGATAGTTCTACTTCTCGTGCTGTGATCAGTGTCATTAGAAGAGCGGCTGATGCTATCACCAACCTTGCTCATGAGAATAGCAGCATTAAAACCCGTGTCAG AATGGAAGGTGGAATTCCACCTCTTGTTGAGTTGCTTGAATTTACTGACACAAAGGTGCAAAGAGCAGCTGCTGGGGCATTACGAACCCTGGCATtcaaaaatgatgaaaacaaGAATCAG ATCGTTGAATGCAATGCTCTTCCTACTCTCATCTCGATGCTGAGATCAGATGATGCTGCCATACACTATGAAGCG GTTGGTGTGATTGGCAATCTGGTGCATTCATCACCGAACATAAAAAAGGAAGTTCTCGCTGCTGGGGCTTTGCAACCTGTCATTGGTTTGCTTAC CTCCTGCTGCTCAGAAAGCCAAAGGGAGGCTGCTTTGCTACTTGGGCAATTTGCCGCAACTGATTCTGATTGCAAG GTTCATATTGTACAAAGGGGTGCTGTCAGACCCTTGATTGAAATGCTTCACTCTCCTGATATACAGCTGAAAGAGATGTCAGCCTTTGCTTTGGGGAGGTTGGCACag GACACGCACAATCAAGCTGGTATTGCACATATGGGTGGTTTGGTGCCTTTGTTGAAGCTTCTAGATTCAAAGAATGGATCTTTGCAACACAATGCTGCATTTGCTCTTTATGGTCTTGCAGATAATGAG GATAATGTATCCGACTTTATTAGGGTGGGTGGTGTCCAACGGCTGCAAGATGGAGAATTTATTGTTCAA GCGACAAAAGACTGTGTAGCCAAGACATTGAAAAGACTAGAGGAGAAGATTCATGGGCGA GTTTTGAACCATTTGCTGTATCTGATGCGTGTAGCCGAGAAGCCTGTCCAAAGACGAGTGGCTTTTGCTCTAGCTCATCTTTGTTCTCCTGATGATCAGAGAACTATATTCATTGATAATAATG GACTTGAGTTGCTTCTTGGGCTTCTTGGTTCTACGAACCCTAAACAGCAACTTGATGGTGCTGTAGCTCTGTACAAGTTGGCCAACAAAGCTATGACGCTTTCTCCTATGGATGCAGCTCCCCCTTCTCCAACACCACAG GTCTATTTGGGGGAGCAATACGTCAACAATGCTACATTATCTGATGTTACTTTCCTAGTTGAAG GTAGACGGTTCTATGCGCACAGAATCTGCCTTCTTGCTTCTTCAGATGCATTTCGTGCTATGTTTGATGGTGGTTATCGGGTGAGTTCCCTTCTGTGGTGTTTTAATGTTCCAGTTGGTTGTCCTTCCTCTTCCAGATCGGTGCCTAGGGTTTCTTTCCCCCTTGGTGTTCGG GAAAAAGATGCAAGGGATATTGAAATTCCAAACATTAGATGGGAGGTTTTCGAGTTGATGATGCG ATTTATATACACTGGATCAGTAGATGTTTCATTGGATATTGCACAAGATCTGCTTGGAGCTGCTGATCAATATCTTTTGGAAGGGCTTAAGCGACTCTGTGAGTACACCATTGCACAG GATGTAACACTGGACAATGTTTCTAGCATGTACGAACTCTCCGAAGCTTTTCATGCTATATCATTGAGGCACACTTGCATTTTGTTTATCTTGGAGCATTTCTCTCAATTGAGCGACAGACCCGG GCACTCACATCTGATCCAGCGTATAATTCCAGAGATCCGCAATTACTTTGCGAAAGCGCTTACGAATCCTAACCCACATAACCAGCGGCCGTAG
- the LOC105796633 gene encoding protein phosphatase 2C 70 isoform X1 yields the protein MAMLQSIVVFTLLLLMLILIIIIIIIIIVFAFKPWRFFSYPSRCRAIKVGELERPLVSNDVDLAQDQSNDLTRNYDLEGECHLNAALLRPPRTEGLVHKQRLSSASRRLALGDSVVGDVSDPLDGILVGQTLKRRVVTEHLVELQKHGRPENQSQNLRFGTENDRPQESVPNTDAISDQRSCLSLQVVSGPSCGLHCSVLSTSTARLPLTLGRVPPSYLLLKDYEVSGKHAMITWNLNKLRWELVDMGSLNGTLLNSRPINHPDPGSRLWGDPVELASGDTITVGTTSNIYVHISSHNERLVPFGVGMTSDPMSLRRGGKKLPMEDVCYYHWPLPGIYQFGVFGICDGHGGVVAAKSASKILPEMVATILADSVKRERVVSEQDASDVLRDAFSQTEASMNNYYEGCTATLLLVWADADENFFAQCANVGDSACFINMDGKQIKMTEDHKVTSCSERLRIEGIGEPLKDGETRLCGLNLARMLGDKFVKQQDSRFSSEPYISQVVHLKKSSGAFALLASDGLWDVVSFKKAVQLVVQTRERHPTETENLAEKIAEVMLDEARTQRTKDNTSIIFIDFDSISTVSSCKVRP from the exons ATGGCGATGCTACAAAGCATTGTCGTTTTCACCCTCCTTCTCCTTATGTTGATccttatcatcatcatcatcatcatcatcatcgtctTCGCCTTCAAACCATGGCGCTTCTTCTCCTACCCCTCTCGCTGTCGTGCTATCAAG GTTGGTGAGTTGGAGAGACCTCTTGTATCAAATGATGTAGATCTGGCTCAAGATCAAAGCAATGATTTGACAAGAAACTATGATTTAGAAGGAGAGTGTCACCTAAATGCAGCTCTTCTGCGGCCACCTCGTACTGAGGGACTTGTTCACAAACAACGGCTTTCCTCTGCATCTCGCCGTTTGGCTCTGG GTGATAGCGTGGTTGGAGATGTATCTGATCCTTTAGATGGTATTTTGGTTGGTCAGACACTAAAGCGTCGAGTGGTGACAGAGCACTTAGTTGAACTGCAAAAACATGGTAGACCAGAAAACCAAAGCCAAAACTTGAGATTTGGCACGGAAAATGATAGACCACAAGAGTCTGTGCCCAACACCGACGCTATCAGTGATCAAA GAAGTTGCCTCTCTCTTCAGGTTGTCTCGGGTCCTTCTTGTGGACTTCATTGTTCTGTACTGTCAACAAGCACTGCAAGGCTACCATTGACCCTTGGAAGAGTTCCtccaagttatttattattgaagGATTATGAGGTTTCTGGAAAGCATGCAATGATAACTTGGAATTTAAAT aaattgagatGGGAACTGGTGGACATGGGTAGTCTGAACGGGACACTGTTGAATTCTCGTCCAATTAATCATCCTGATCCTGGAAGTAGGCTATGGGGTGACCCAGTGGAACTTGCAAGTGGAGACACAATAACAGTTGGCACAACCTCAAACATTTAT GTTCATATTTCATCCCACAATGAGCGTCTGGTCCCTTTTGGAGTTGGTATGACTTCAGACCCTATGTCATTGCGTCGAGGAGGAAAGAAGCTTCCAATGGAAGATGTTTGCTATTATCATTGGCCTCTTCCTGGCATTTAtcag TTTGGAGTTTTTGGTATCTGTGATGGACATGGTGGTGTTGTTGCAGCTAAATCCGCAAGCAA GATTCTGCCTGAGATGGTTGCTACCATTTTAGCGGACTCTGTAAAAAGAGAGAGGGTTGTGTCAGAACAAGATGCCTCAGATGTTCTCAGAGATGCATTCTCTCAGACAGAAGCTTCTATGAATAACTATTATGAG GGCTGTACGGCGACACTGCTTCTGGTTTGGGCTGATGCTGATGAAAACTTTTTTGCACAATGTGCAAATGTTGGAGATTCTGCATGTTTTATAAA CATGGACGGTAAACAGATTAAGATGACTGAAGACCATAAAGTAACGAGTTGTTCTGAAAGACTCCGAATTGAAGGAATAGGGGAACCATTAAAAGATGGGGAAACACGGTTATGTG GTTTGAACCTCGCTAGGATGCTTGGAGACAAATTTGTGAAACAGCAAGATTCTCGCTTTAGTTCCGAGCCTTATATTAGTCAAGTCGTGCATCTCAAAAAATCAAGTGGCGCATTTGCACTACTGGCAAG TGATGGATTGTGGGATGTTGTTAGCTTTAAGAAGGCAGTTCAGTTAGTTGTACag ACGAGGGAGAGACATCCGACAGAAACGGAGAATTTGGCAGAGAAGATTGCTGAAGTAATGTTGGATGAGGCTAGAACTCAGCGCACAAAGGACAACACCTCTATTATTTTCATAGATTTTGACTCCATTTCCACCGTCTCTTCTTGTAAAGTCCGTCCCTAA
- the LOC105796631 gene encoding peroxisomal adenine nucleotide carrier 1 — protein MAFDLESLAEATSGAIGALVSTSILYPLDTCKTKYQAEVRAHHQQKYRNTADVLWEAIANGQVLSLYQGLGTKNLQSFISQFIYFYGYSFFKRLYLKKTGNKTIGTKANLIVGVAAGACTVIITQPLDTASSRMQTSKFGKSKGLWKLLSESSLSEAFDALGISLLLTTNPSIQYTAFDQLKQRLLKRQLKEKTSTNSSPEALSAFSAFVLGAVAKCIATFVTYPAIRCKITIQAADLDDNNETEEAESKKQKTVSGALYTIWKREGLLGFYKGIEAQILKTVLSSALLLMIKEKISKSTWVLLLALRRYLFMTQTRLKSA, from the exons ATGGCGTTTGATCTAGAATCTTTGGCAGAGGCAACATCAGGAGCCATTGGAGCTCTTGTCAGCACCTCCATTTTATACCCACTTGATACTTGTAAAACCAAGTATCAAGCTGAAGTTAGAGCTCACCATCAACAAAAATACAG GAACACTGCTGATGTTTTGTGGGAAGCTATAGCTAACGGTCAAGTTCTTTCATTGTACCAAGGTCTTGGGACCAAAAATTTGCAGTCTTTTATTTCACAGTTCATCTATTTTTATGGATATAGCTTCTTTAAAAGGCTGTACTTGAAGAAAACTGGAAACAAGACTATTGGGACTAAAGCAAATTTGATTGTTGGTGTTGCTGCTGGGGCATGTACTGTTATAATTACACAG CCCTTGGATACGGCATCCTCGAGAATGCAGACAAGCAAATTCGGGAAATCCAAAGGACTTTGGAAGTTGCTTTCGGAGAGCTCTTTGAGTGAAGCATTTGATGCTCTTGGCATATCTCTTCTCCTCACTACAAATCCATCTATTCAG TATACTgcatttgatcaattgaaacAAAGGCTACTTAAGAGGCAGCTAAAGGAGAAAACCAGTACAAACTCATCTCCCGAGGCTCTTTCAGCTTTCTCTGCATTTGTACTCGGTGCAGTCGCAAAGTGTATCGCAACTTTTGTGACTTACCCTGCTATAAG GTGTAAGATCACGATTCAGGCTGCAGACTTGGATGACAACAACGAAACCGAGGAAGCTGaatcaaaaaaacaaaagacgGTTTCGGGGGCACTCTATACAATATGGAAAAGGGAAGGGCTGCTCGGTTTTTACAAAGGAATAGAAGCACAAATCTTGAAGACCGTTCTAAGCTCGGCATTGCTTCTAATGATAAAGGAGAAGATCTCAAAGAGCACATGGGTCTTATTGCTTGCACTTAGAAGGTATCTTTTTATGACCCAAACTAGATTAAAGAGTGCTTAA